From the Pomacea canaliculata isolate SZHN2017 linkage group LG14, ASM307304v1, whole genome shotgun sequence genome, one window contains:
- the LOC112555417 gene encoding alkaline ceramidase 3-like has product MAPTDGYWGKVTSTIDWCEENYVVNRYVAEFWNTISNSIMIFAPMFSVYLAVKQNLEKPVIWSNMSVIVVGVGSWAFHMTLQYSMQLLDELPMIWGSAFLIYGILMIESKEGEINKQLLAFLFCYAAVVTAVYLINKNPVFHEIAYGLMVATMFFASIRILLKYKVNSLLYLVSSGTYLSGFLLWNVDNIFCHQLRSLRREQLHSAATPLFECHAWWHILAGTGTYLSLVFVAHTRYFILGRSPQLKFLFGFWPYVSVPPASKKLKQ; this is encoded by the exons ATGGCGCCGACGGACGGCTACTGGGGGAAAGTGACATCAACTATTGACTGGTGTGAAGAAAACTACGTTGTCAATAGATATGTTGCTGAATTTT GGAACACAATCTCAAACAGCATCATGATATTTGCTccaatgttttctgtttacttgGCTGTCAAGCAGAATCTTGAAAAGCCTGTGATCTGGTCCAACATGAGTGTCATTG TGGTTGGTGTTGGCTCGTGGGCCTTCCATATGACACTCCAATATAGTATGCAA CTTCTTGATGAACTTCCAATGATCTGGGGATCAGCATTTCTAATCTATGGAAT TCTAATGATTGAATCAAAAGAAGGCGAGATAAACAAGCAGTTGCTAGCCTTTTTGTTCTGCTATGCGGCTGTTGTGACTGCT GTCTaccttataaataaaaatccagTCTTTCATGAG ATTGCATACGGTCTTATGGTAGCAACCATGTTTTTTGCATCTATACGAATACTGCT GAAGTATAAGGTGAACTCACTTCTTTACCTGGTGTCTTCTGGGACATACCTATCCGGCTTTCTGTTGTGGAATGtagacaatattttttgtcatcagtTGAG ATCTTTGAGGCGTGAGCAACTCCATAGTGCAGCCACACCTTTGTTTGAATGTCATGCTTGGTGGCACATTTTGGCTGGAACAGGCACCTACCTATCTCTTGTCTTTGT AGCTCACACACGTTACTTTATTCTGGGGAGATCCCCGCAATTGAAG TTTCTGTTTGGGTTCTGGCCTTATGTGAGTGTACCACCAGCCAGCAAGAAGCTTAAACAATGA